One window from the genome of Streptomyces sp. WZ-12 encodes:
- a CDS encoding class-II fumarase/aspartase family protein, producing MTMPSHTDAGAGRDTGLLSPVRAGTPVERAVSDEAWLQAMLDAEAALARVQAELGTLPRTAAEVITGAAVADRFDARALALASRETANPVVGLVRALAEAVAQASSTAAEYVHRGSTSQDILDTGAMLVARRALRLTRSDLDRAGEALGALAARHRDTPMAGRTLALHAVPTTFGLKAAGWRELTLQAGERLDTVADSLPVSLGGAAGTLAGYLEYAALDGSPAAPGDYADRLVDAFAAETGLARPVLPWHALRTPLADLAAALAFTAGGLGKIAVDVQALTRTEVGEVTEAPVAGRGGSSAMPHKRNPVLATLIRSAAIQVPALAGALTQCLVTEDERSAGPWHAEWNLLRACLRLTGGAAHTAVELAEGLLVQPERMRANLKLTGSRLVSERVAAALAPRLGRSRAARLLADASAAAERDGVDLRTVLDALPEVTAHLGDRELAALLDPADYTGAAGALVDRALRHAPPRRASDTLGPR from the coding sequence ATGACCATGCCCTCGCACACCGATGCGGGCGCGGGACGGGACACCGGACTCCTGTCGCCGGTCCGCGCGGGCACTCCCGTGGAGCGGGCCGTGTCCGACGAGGCGTGGCTCCAGGCCATGCTCGACGCGGAGGCCGCCCTGGCCCGCGTCCAGGCCGAGTTGGGCACGCTGCCCCGCACCGCGGCCGAGGTCATCACGGGCGCGGCGGTCGCGGACCGGTTCGACGCCCGCGCCCTCGCCCTGGCCTCCCGTGAGACCGCCAACCCCGTTGTCGGGTTGGTGCGGGCGCTGGCCGAGGCCGTCGCGCAGGCGTCTTCGACGGCCGCGGAGTACGTGCACCGGGGCTCCACCAGTCAGGACATTCTCGACACCGGCGCCATGCTGGTGGCCCGACGGGCGCTGCGCCTCACCCGGTCCGACCTCGACCGTGCCGGCGAAGCGCTCGGCGCACTGGCCGCCAGGCACCGGGACACCCCGATGGCCGGCCGCACCCTCGCCCTGCACGCGGTGCCCACCACGTTCGGCCTCAAGGCGGCCGGGTGGCGGGAGTTGACGTTGCAGGCCGGCGAACGGCTGGACACCGTGGCGGACTCCCTGCCGGTGTCCCTCGGCGGGGCCGCGGGCACGCTGGCCGGCTATCTGGAGTACGCGGCCCTCGACGGCTCCCCCGCCGCGCCCGGCGACTACGCCGACCGGCTCGTGGACGCCTTCGCCGCCGAGACGGGGCTCGCCCGACCGGTACTGCCGTGGCACGCCCTGCGCACCCCGCTCGCCGACCTCGCGGCGGCCCTGGCGTTCACCGCCGGTGGACTCGGCAAGATCGCGGTGGACGTACAGGCGCTGACCCGCACCGAGGTCGGGGAGGTCACCGAGGCGCCGGTCGCCGGCCGCGGCGGCTCCTCCGCCATGCCCCACAAGCGCAACCCCGTCCTGGCCACGCTGATCCGCAGCGCTGCCATCCAAGTCCCGGCTCTCGCCGGCGCGTTGACCCAGTGCCTGGTCACCGAGGACGAACGGTCCGCCGGGCCCTGGCACGCGGAGTGGAACCTGCTGCGCGCGTGCCTGAGGTTGACCGGGGGCGCCGCGCACACCGCCGTCGAACTCGCCGAGGGGCTGCTGGTACAGCCCGAGCGGATGCGCGCCAACCTCAAACTGACGGGCAGTCGACTGGTGTCCGAGCGGGTGGCGGCGGCGCTGGCACCCCGGCTCGGCCGGTCCCGCGCGGCCCGACTGCTCGCCGACGCCTCCGCCGCTGCCGAGCGGGACGGGGTGGACCTGCGTACCGTGCTCGACGCGCTGCCGG
- a CDS encoding FAD/NAD(P)-binding protein, whose protein sequence is MSSGHLTVAIVGGGPRGLSVLERICANERKSPSSSSVTVHVVDPYRPGPGKVWRTSQSRHLLMNTVACQVTVYTDESVVMDGPVEEGPSLYAWAARLARAADRRTARTAEERAFLDEARRTGPDSYASRALYGRYLTDCFARVVEHAPGHVTVRVHRQPATALDDGPAGTQVLALADGTRLAGLDAVVLAQGHLPARPSPHEARAVEEARACGLTYIPPANPADVDLSAAEPGRPVLLRGLGLNFFDGMALLTVGRGGRFERDTGGRLRYLPSGREPTLYAGSRRGVPYHARGENEKGAHGRHRPRLLTPERIARLTARADRGEHVQFGTDVWPLIAKEVESVYYGTLLAARGRAAERARCVDRYAAARPGEEAGLLDAYGIPAADRWDWGRLSLPYGRRVFTDRSAFRDWLLAYLARDVREARAGNVNGPLKAALDVLRDLRNEIRLVVDHGRLEGNSYRDDLQGWYTPLNAFLSIGPPVSRIEELIALVEAGTVRPIGPGMQVRVATEGPGAPVFEATSDRVGGDPVRATVLVEARLPESDVRRTDDPLLAHLLATGQATAYRIAGAHGTSYQTGGMAVTERPYRVVAADGRAHPRRFAYGVPTEAVHWATAAGIRPGVNSVTLGDSDALARAVLELTPAGDGGNPGEDLTGAGLKEATL, encoded by the coding sequence ATGAGCAGCGGTCACCTCACGGTCGCCATCGTCGGTGGCGGCCCGCGCGGTCTGTCAGTCCTGGAGCGGATCTGCGCCAACGAGCGGAAATCCCCGTCGAGTTCGTCGGTGACGGTCCACGTGGTGGACCCCTACCGGCCCGGGCCCGGCAAGGTGTGGCGCACGTCGCAGTCCCGGCATCTGCTCATGAACACCGTGGCGTGCCAGGTCACCGTCTACACCGACGAGAGCGTGGTGATGGACGGGCCGGTCGAGGAGGGGCCGAGCCTGTACGCGTGGGCGGCGCGGCTCGCCCGCGCCGCGGACCGCCGCACCGCCCGCACGGCCGAGGAGCGGGCGTTCCTCGACGAGGCGCGGCGCACCGGCCCCGACTCCTACGCCAGTCGCGCGCTGTACGGCCGCTATCTGACGGACTGCTTCGCCCGTGTCGTCGAGCACGCCCCCGGCCACGTCACGGTTCGGGTGCATCGGCAGCCGGCCACCGCCCTCGACGACGGGCCCGCCGGAACACAGGTCCTGGCCCTGGCCGATGGCACCCGGCTGGCGGGGCTCGACGCGGTGGTCCTCGCTCAGGGACATCTCCCGGCACGGCCCTCGCCGCACGAGGCACGGGCCGTGGAAGAGGCGCGGGCCTGCGGCCTGACGTACATCCCCCCGGCCAATCCCGCGGACGTGGACCTGTCCGCGGCCGAGCCCGGCCGGCCGGTGCTGCTGCGGGGCCTGGGCCTCAACTTCTTCGACGGGATGGCCCTGTTGACGGTCGGGCGCGGCGGGCGCTTCGAGCGCGACACGGGCGGCCGGCTGCGGTACCTGCCGTCGGGGCGCGAACCCACGCTCTACGCCGGTTCGCGGCGCGGTGTGCCGTATCACGCGCGGGGCGAGAACGAGAAGGGGGCGCACGGCCGCCATCGACCCCGCCTGCTCACCCCGGAGCGGATCGCCCGCCTCACCGCCCGGGCCGATCGCGGCGAGCACGTGCAGTTCGGCACCGACGTGTGGCCGCTGATCGCCAAGGAGGTGGAGAGCGTCTACTACGGGACGCTGCTGGCCGCCCGCGGCCGGGCGGCGGAGCGCGCCCGCTGCGTCGACCGCTATGCGGCGGCGCGGCCGGGCGAGGAGGCCGGGCTGCTCGACGCGTACGGCATTCCCGCCGCCGACCGCTGGGACTGGGGCCGGCTCTCGCTGCCGTACGGGCGGCGGGTGTTCACCGACCGTTCGGCGTTCCGCGACTGGCTGCTCGCGTACCTGGCCCGGGACGTGCGCGAGGCCCGCGCGGGGAACGTCAACGGACCGCTGAAGGCCGCCCTGGACGTCCTGCGGGACCTGCGCAACGAGATCCGACTGGTGGTGGACCACGGCCGGCTGGAGGGCAACTCCTACCGGGACGACCTTCAGGGCTGGTACACGCCGCTCAACGCCTTCCTGTCGATCGGCCCGCCCGTCTCGCGCATCGAGGAGCTCATCGCGCTGGTGGAGGCCGGCACGGTCCGGCCGATCGGCCCGGGCATGCAGGTCCGCGTGGCCACCGAGGGCCCCGGGGCCCCGGTCTTCGAGGCCACCTCCGACCGGGTCGGCGGGGACCCGGTCCGCGCCACCGTCCTCGTCGAGGCCCGGTTGCCCGAATCCGACGTGCGGCGCACCGACGACCCTTTGCTGGCCCACCTGTTGGCGACCGGTCAGGCCACCGCGTACCGGATCGCCGGTGCGCACGGCACGAGTTACCAGACCGGTGGGATGGCCGTCACGGAGCGGCCCTACCGGGTGGTGGCCGCCGACGGACGGGCGCATCCGCGCCGGTTCGCCTACGGGGTGCCCACGGAGGCCGTGCACTGGGCCACCGCGGCGGGCATCCGCCCCGGCGTCAATTCGGTGACGCTGGGCGACTCCGACGCCCTCGCACGCGCCGTGTTGGAACTCACCCCCGCCGGGGACGGCGGCAATCCGGGAGAGGACCTGACCGGCGCCGGACTCAAGGAGGCAACACTATGA
- a CDS encoding methyltransferase yields the protein MPDQKAARRIVDIMTGTWQAQALYAAVALGLADHIEDGRTTDEALAAATRSPTDGIRRLMRLLTAMDVFEERAGGYRLTPTGELLRADAPHAMGELVRLYGEEFHRAWGAVVPAVRTGTSGFQHAFGTSLHTHLEAPEAAAKFQRAMNAGNVFFPEVLGAFDFSRRDLVVDVAGGSGLLLGTVLRAHPHLRGILVERPGMVPVARAHLDAALGAGRHEVRAGDAFAGVPAGGDVYLLSRVLQDWDDDRCLTLLRHIRGALAPEGRLLVLERVVPDGGEALLPLLYDLHLLMAAGGRERDLAGYRALFAAAGLELTSVHALALETSLLVAAAAG from the coding sequence ATGCCCGACCAGAAGGCCGCGCGCCGCATCGTCGACATCATGACCGGCACCTGGCAGGCCCAGGCCCTGTACGCGGCGGTCGCCCTCGGCCTCGCCGACCACATCGAGGACGGCCGCACCACCGACGAAGCGCTGGCCGCGGCGACGCGTTCCCCCACCGACGGCATCCGCCGGCTGATGCGGCTGCTCACCGCCATGGACGTCTTCGAGGAGCGGGCGGGCGGCTACCGGCTCACCCCGACCGGTGAGCTGCTGCGTGCCGACGCGCCGCACGCCATGGGCGAGTTGGTCCGCCTGTACGGCGAGGAGTTCCACCGCGCGTGGGGCGCGGTGGTGCCCGCCGTCCGCACCGGCACCTCCGGCTTCCAACACGCCTTCGGGACGAGCCTGCACACCCACTTGGAGGCCCCGGAAGCAGCGGCGAAGTTCCAGCGGGCCATGAACGCGGGCAACGTCTTCTTCCCCGAGGTCCTGGGCGCCTTCGACTTCTCCCGCCGCGACCTGGTCGTCGACGTCGCCGGCGGCAGCGGGCTGCTCCTCGGCACGGTGCTGCGGGCCCACCCGCACCTGCGCGGCATCCTCGTGGAGCGGCCCGGCATGGTGCCGGTGGCGAGGGCGCACCTCGACGCGGCGCTGGGCGCCGGTCGCCACGAGGTGCGCGCCGGCGACGCCTTCGCGGGCGTGCCGGCCGGCGGTGACGTCTACCTGCTCTCGCGCGTCCTCCAGGACTGGGACGACGACCGCTGTCTGACGCTGCTGCGTCACATCCGCGGTGCCCTGGCCCCCGAGGGCCGACTGCTGGTCCTCGAACGGGTCGTGCCCGACGGTGGTGAGGCCCTGCTGCCGCTCCTGTACGACCTGCACCTGCTGATGGCCGCCGGCGGCCGCGAGCGCGATCTCGCCGGCTACCGCGCCCTGTTCGCGGCCGCCGGCCTGGAGCTGACGTCGGTCCACGCCCTGGCCCTCGAAACCAGTCTGCTGGTCGCGGCGGCGGCCGGGTGA
- a CDS encoding class I adenylate-forming enzyme family protein encodes MFLLGTHRSIPQRLRLHADRNLGAGNFFWHAWRTAHDRDRPFLFHPDVAQPDWQHREIPGFSLDDMRRSVLRYAHWYREQGVTASSHVGLCTRHGLFGLLHHIAVTSLGAAAVHCNPRMAPGTAAEYFLRTGAALVVGDGDLLKDLGAAWAESGTTAPRTRDVHTLDAEAGWPPAPLAGFPHRHAPDDLVMVSHSSGTTGRPKAPVFHHRSFFAGKRERLWTFPSLASDRLLTALPHSHSAGISYLSLAVLLGVPTLVLDGADGDRVARAVNCFRPTVVLGFPLTLAELDPAALRPEAARGIHTWNGMGDASHERHIRPLVALGTPGTGSVYVDGLGSSEMGMVLFKAAHTAHSTHYGRYIGRPVRAVRRAAVLDESGHELPTGQAGLLGVRGSSITAGYWDDPGLTERSLRNGYFLTGDVVRRDGAGHWYHLDRTPDVIETAAGAVYSLPLEEVVLTATGALDAAVVAVADPRQPGRSCPAAVVHSPAGTARDAAGLLADCNAALDAASQPRLDALILAPSREDLPVGVTGKVLKRVLRERHRDVLSRPATDTVAHSGA; translated from the coding sequence ATGTTTCTCCTTGGCACGCATCGGTCGATTCCGCAGCGCCTGCGTCTCCACGCCGACCGGAATCTGGGGGCGGGCAACTTCTTCTGGCACGCCTGGCGCACCGCGCACGACCGGGACCGGCCGTTCCTGTTCCACCCGGATGTCGCTCAACCCGACTGGCAACACCGGGAAATACCGGGATTCTCCCTCGACGACATGCGGCGGTCCGTGCTGCGGTACGCGCACTGGTACCGCGAGCAGGGCGTGACGGCCTCGTCCCACGTCGGACTCTGCACCCGCCACGGGCTGTTCGGCCTGCTGCACCACATCGCGGTCACGAGCCTGGGCGCGGCGGCGGTGCACTGCAACCCGCGGATGGCACCGGGTACCGCCGCCGAGTACTTCCTCCGCACCGGTGCCGCGCTCGTGGTGGGCGACGGCGACCTGCTCAAGGACCTCGGCGCCGCTTGGGCGGAGTCCGGCACCACGGCCCCGCGCACGCGGGACGTGCACACCCTGGACGCGGAGGCCGGGTGGCCGCCCGCGCCCCTGGCGGGCTTCCCCCACCGGCACGCCCCCGACGACCTGGTGATGGTCTCCCACTCGTCGGGCACCACCGGCCGCCCCAAGGCCCCGGTCTTCCACCACCGTTCGTTCTTCGCCGGCAAGCGCGAGCGGCTGTGGACCTTCCCCTCGCTGGCCTCCGACCGGCTGCTGACCGCGCTGCCGCACAGCCACTCGGCCGGCATCAGCTACCTTTCCCTGGCCGTGCTGTTGGGCGTTCCCACGCTCGTCCTGGACGGCGCCGACGGAGACCGGGTCGCCCGCGCGGTCAACTGCTTCCGCCCCACGGTCGTGTTGGGGTTCCCGCTGACCCTCGCCGAGCTCGATCCGGCCGCGCTCCGCCCGGAGGCCGCCCGCGGCATCCACACGTGGAACGGCATGGGCGACGCCTCCCACGAGCGCCACATCCGCCCGTTGGTCGCCCTGGGCACCCCCGGCACCGGGTCCGTCTACGTCGACGGCCTCGGCTCCTCCGAGATGGGCATGGTGCTCTTCAAGGCCGCCCACACCGCCCACTCCACGCACTACGGGCGCTACATCGGCCGTCCCGTGCGTGCCGTGCGCCGGGCGGCCGTCCTCGACGAGTCCGGGCACGAACTCCCCACCGGGCAGGCCGGGTTGTTGGGTGTGCGGGGATCGAGCATCACCGCCGGCTACTGGGACGACCCCGGGTTGACGGAGAGGTCCCTCCGCAACGGCTACTTCCTCACCGGCGACGTGGTGCGCCGGGACGGCGCGGGCCACTGGTACCACCTGGACCGCACGCCCGACGTGATCGAGACCGCGGCCGGCGCCGTGTACAGCCTGCCCCTTGAGGAGGTCGTCCTGACGGCCACCGGTGCCCTGGACGCCGCCGTGGTGGCGGTGGCCGACCCCCGGCAGCCCGGAAGGTCCTGCCCCGCCGCGGTCGTGCACTCCCCCGCCGGTACCGCCCGCGACGCCGCCGGGCTGCTCGCCGACTGCAACGCGGCCCTCGACGCGGCCAGTCAGCCCCGGCTCGACGCCCTGATCCTCGCCCCGTCCCGCGAGGACCTGCCGGTGGGCGTGACCGGCAAGGTCCTCAAGCGGGTGCTGCGCGAACGCCACCGCGACGTGCTCAGCCGACCGGCCACCGACACCGTCGCCCACTCCGGGGCCTGA
- a CDS encoding FAD-dependent monooxygenase yields the protein MDRSVRTPVAIVGGGPVGLLLALLLDHHGVDSVVFDTADSVPTEPRGSTHGARTMEHYRRLGLADRIRELGLPGGHSAGISFFTRYRGHLLAHLPWPGPDAARAQVAAAARTDQVPEPMHRANQMYVERLLLDHARTRPRITLRYGSRITAVRERPGHVALTEEGRSGGHTWRAAHAVGCDGGHSLVRRSLGISYEGAGSLDQDVLGRRATAAHLRVPGLYERFLRGNAAWSNWVFNDELALNLIALDGTDAFFLLTSSVDPDDPSDDALVDLVRRAAGVPLDVRVLSRRAWTPGAALVATRFGAGRIWLAGDAAHLFTPNGGFGMNTGVDDAANLAWKLAASVQGWAGPGLLPSYEAERRPVALRNTAAARDLNIALGAIERPTALEDDSAEGEAARTETAARLAAYGQLTLDTLGVQLGARYDGSPVVVGDQRPPRDSFTSYAPSGVPGGRAPHLWLDDRHGPGSSLFDRLGPGFTLLDLCAEPLDASGFEAAAAKSGIPFSVLRVSEPAARELYGRDLVLVRPDQHIAWRGNRPPADIVDLLRRVTGH from the coding sequence ATGGACCGCTCCGTTCGCACACCGGTCGCCATCGTGGGCGGCGGTCCGGTCGGACTGCTGCTCGCGCTCCTGCTCGACCACCACGGAGTCGACTCGGTGGTCTTCGACACCGCGGACTCGGTTCCGACCGAGCCGCGCGGCAGCACCCACGGCGCCCGGACGATGGAGCACTACCGCAGACTCGGACTCGCCGACCGGATCAGGGAGTTGGGGCTGCCCGGCGGCCACAGCGCCGGCATCTCCTTCTTCACCCGCTACCGCGGCCACCTGCTGGCCCACCTGCCCTGGCCCGGCCCCGACGCGGCCCGCGCCCAGGTCGCGGCCGCCGCCCGCACCGACCAGGTGCCCGAGCCCATGCACCGGGCGAACCAGATGTACGTCGAGCGCCTGCTCCTCGACCACGCCCGCACCCGGCCCCGCATCACCCTGCGCTACGGAAGCCGGATCACGGCGGTCCGCGAACGGCCCGGTCACGTCGCGCTCACCGAGGAGGGACGGTCCGGCGGGCACACCTGGCGGGCCGCCCACGCGGTCGGGTGCGACGGCGGACACAGCCTGGTGCGCCGCTCGTTGGGCATCTCCTACGAGGGCGCGGGCTCACTCGACCAGGACGTCCTCGGCCGCCGGGCGACCGCGGCACACCTGCGCGTTCCCGGCCTGTACGAGCGGTTCCTGCGCGGGAACGCGGCCTGGAGCAACTGGGTGTTCAACGACGAACTCGCGCTGAACCTCATCGCCCTCGACGGCACCGACGCGTTCTTCCTGCTGACCAGCTCGGTCGACCCGGACGACCCCTCCGACGACGCCCTCGTGGACCTGGTCCGCCGGGCCGCCGGAGTGCCCCTGGACGTGCGGGTGCTCAGCCGCCGCGCCTGGACACCGGGCGCGGCCCTGGTCGCCACGCGGTTCGGAGCCGGTCGGATCTGGCTCGCGGGCGACGCCGCCCATCTGTTCACCCCCAACGGCGGATTCGGGATGAACACCGGCGTCGACGACGCCGCCAACCTGGCCTGGAAACTGGCCGCCTCGGTACAGGGCTGGGCGGGCCCGGGCCTGTTGCCGTCCTACGAGGCCGAACGGCGACCGGTCGCCCTGCGCAACACCGCCGCCGCCCGCGATCTCAACATCGCCCTGGGAGCGATCGAGCGGCCGACCGCCCTGGAGGACGACTCCGCCGAGGGGGAGGCGGCCCGAACGGAGACGGCCGCACGGCTCGCCGCCTACGGGCAGCTCACGCTGGACACGCTCGGCGTCCAACTCGGCGCGCGCTACGACGGCTCACCCGTCGTCGTCGGGGACCAGCGCCCGCCTCGGGACAGCTTCACCTCTTACGCGCCCTCAGGGGTGCCCGGCGGACGCGCCCCGCACCTGTGGCTCGACGACCGCCACGGACCGGGCAGTTCACTCTTCGACCGCCTCGGGCCGGGTTTCACCCTGCTGGACCTGTGCGCGGAGCCCCTCGACGCCTCCGGGTTCGAGGCCGCGGCGGCGAAAAGCGGAATTCCGTTTTCGGTGCTCCGGGTTTCCGAACCCGCGGCGCGCGAGTTGTACGGGCGCGACCTCGTCCTCGTGCGGCCGGACCAGCACATCGCCTGGCGCGGGAACCGGCCGCCCGCGGACATCGTCGATCTCCTGCGACGGGTCACCGGTCATTAA
- a CDS encoding AfsR/SARP family transcriptional regulator, with the protein MRFSILGPLSVTGNGRDRTPSAPKHRQMLVLMLMNANRVVSMAQFVEELWDYNPPPRAVAAVHTYVMQVRRSLQSGRTSPADPERIVTRDQGYLFRVHDDELDLHTYEHRLRAGHTALDAGALDAGARHIRAAHGMWHGPVFVDAPAGPLLRAALAALEGDRLESVVRRVDAELQLGRHHQLLAELHALVHQDPTHEQLAGHLMLALYRSGRRADALTVFHRLRRALREELGTSPRPDTHHLVTDILAGHARLEPPFLPQARLSLDAAAHTPATPGRRSRARSADWPQDRPLLLGA; encoded by the coding sequence ATGCGTTTCTCGATACTTGGGCCCCTGTCCGTCACCGGAAACGGCCGCGACAGAACGCCCAGCGCACCCAAGCACCGCCAGATGCTCGTCCTGATGTTGATGAACGCCAACCGGGTCGTGTCCATGGCCCAGTTCGTCGAGGAACTGTGGGACTACAACCCGCCTCCCCGCGCCGTCGCGGCGGTGCACACCTACGTCATGCAGGTGCGCCGCAGCCTGCAATCCGGCCGCACCTCGCCGGCCGACCCCGAGCGGATCGTCACCCGCGACCAGGGCTACCTGTTTCGGGTCCACGACGACGAACTCGACCTGCACACCTACGAACACCGCCTCCGCGCCGGCCACACCGCCCTGGACGCCGGTGCCCTGGACGCCGGCGCCCGACACATCCGGGCCGCCCACGGCATGTGGCACGGACCGGTCTTCGTCGACGCCCCCGCTGGACCGCTGCTGCGCGCCGCCCTCGCGGCCCTGGAGGGCGACCGCCTGGAATCCGTCGTCCGCCGCGTCGACGCCGAACTGCAACTGGGCCGCCACCACCAACTCCTCGCCGAACTGCACGCCCTCGTCCACCAGGACCCCACCCACGAGCAGCTCGCGGGCCACCTGATGCTCGCCCTGTACCGGTCGGGTCGGCGGGCGGACGCGCTCACCGTCTTCCACCGCCTGCGCCGGGCACTGCGCGAGGAGTTGGGCACCTCCCCGCGGCCCGACACCCACCACCTCGTCACCGACATCCTGGCCGGCCACGCCAGGCTGGAACCGCCCTTCCTGCCCCAGGCGCGACTCTCCCTCGACGCCGCCGCCCACACCCCGGCGACCCCGGGCCGCCGTTCCCGCGCGAGGTCCGCGGACTGGCCGCAGGACCGGCCGCTGCTGCTCGGCGCCTGA
- a CDS encoding SDR family NAD(P)-dependent oxidoreductase — MDLQLSGRVAVVTGASKGIGLAITRSLLQEGAKVVAVSRKSSPELDQLASANLLHVPADLMAPEAPEAVIARAVDHFGGVDILVNNAGGPPPGVSMPRTGFFAGNDEEWQSIFELNLFSAVRAIRAAIPKMLERNGGSIINISTGMARQPAPANIEYGAAKAGLSNLTQALSEEFGPQGIRVNTVSPGAVRTAWWTEEGGAADVIAGMAGADRDSVMDSIAPQMMGQVTGRLIDPQEVADAVLLLASPRSASTTGSDYAVDAGFHKSV, encoded by the coding sequence ATGGATCTGCAGCTATCCGGCCGCGTCGCCGTGGTCACCGGAGCCTCCAAGGGCATCGGCCTGGCCATCACCCGCTCCCTGCTCCAAGAGGGCGCCAAGGTCGTGGCGGTCTCCCGCAAGAGCAGCCCCGAGCTGGACCAACTCGCGAGCGCGAACCTGCTCCACGTGCCGGCCGACCTGATGGCTCCGGAGGCGCCGGAGGCGGTCATCGCCCGTGCGGTGGACCACTTCGGCGGCGTCGACATCCTCGTGAACAACGCGGGCGGCCCGCCGCCCGGAGTCAGCATGCCGCGCACCGGCTTCTTCGCCGGCAACGACGAGGAGTGGCAGTCGATCTTCGAGCTCAACCTCTTCTCGGCCGTCCGCGCGATCCGCGCGGCGATCCCGAAGATGCTTGAGCGCAACGGTGGCTCCATCATCAACATCTCCACCGGCATGGCCCGTCAGCCCGCGCCCGCCAACATCGAGTACGGCGCGGCCAAGGCGGGGCTGTCCAACCTCACCCAGGCCCTGTCGGAGGAGTTCGGCCCGCAGGGCATCCGCGTCAACACCGTCTCCCCGGGCGCGGTCCGCACCGCGTGGTGGACCGAGGAGGGCGGCGCGGCCGACGTCATCGCCGGCATGGCGGGCGCCGACCGCGACAGCGTCATGGACAGCATCGCCCCGCAGATGATGGGCCAGGTCACCGGCCGGCTCATCGACCCGCAGGAGGTCGCCGACGCGGTCCTGCTCCTGGCCTCGCCGCGCTCGGCGAGCACCACGGGCTCCGACTACGCCGTCGACGCCGGTTTCCACAAGAGCGTCTGA
- a CDS encoding cupin domain-containing protein: MSVRPGEVYYNPRCREKIVIRTPAAHTGGGRAVMDLYVEPGGFAAGYHVHPYSQEIFTLVRGSLRVHLGGREVVLREVGQTVTVPAGTVHRWFGNTDEEVSFAVVQLVNRADRFEQLILRQLFGLAQDGKTDAEGRPGLLQHAVTMREFADVLRFTDRPWPLQRLMNGALAPLARLLGYQACNPEYLKRGPSETAELEELPAVVAARLGAARGGADDRA; this comes from the coding sequence ATGTCCGTTCGTCCGGGCGAGGTCTACTACAACCCCCGTTGCCGGGAGAAGATCGTCATCAGGACGCCCGCCGCGCACACCGGTGGCGGCCGGGCGGTGATGGATCTCTATGTCGAGCCCGGCGGGTTCGCGGCCGGCTATCACGTCCACCCGTACAGCCAGGAGATCTTCACGTTGGTGCGCGGCAGTCTGCGCGTGCACCTGGGCGGTCGCGAGGTGGTGCTCCGCGAGGTGGGGCAGACGGTGACGGTGCCGGCGGGCACGGTGCACCGGTGGTTCGGCAACACCGACGAGGAGGTCTCGTTCGCGGTGGTACAGCTCGTCAACCGGGCCGATCGTTTCGAGCAGTTGATACTGCGTCAGCTCTTCGGGTTGGCGCAGGACGGCAAGACGGACGCCGAGGGACGCCCGGGGCTGCTCCAGCATGCCGTGACCATGCGGGAGTTCGCCGACGTGCTGCGCTTCACGGACCGCCCCTGGCCGTTGCAACGCCTGATGAACGGCGCGCTGGCGCCGCTCGCCAGGCTGTTGGGCTACCAGGCGTGCAATCCCGAGTACCTCAAGCGCGGTCCGTCGGAGACGGCCGAACTGGAGGAGCTGCCCGCGGTGGTGGCCGCGCGGCTCGGCGCGGCGCGGGGTGGCGCGGACGACCGAGCGTGA